GGTCGGCACGTTCTTTAGCGGCATGGTTGCTGCGCACCAGGCGACGGGTGACGCGTGGTACCGGGAACAGGCCGAGCAGTGGTCGAGGCGGAGCGAGTGGGACATCCGGAACCCATTCGACGCCGACGACGTGTGCGTCGGCCAGACGTACCTCGATCTCTACTTCCTCGATCCGCAGGAGGAGAAGATCGCCAATCTGGTCGAGAAGCTCACGCCGCTGTTCGATCAGGAGACGCTTCCGCCCGGCGAGCCGCATCGGTGGATGAAGAACGAACGTCCGTTCATCGGCCGGCACCTCTGGTGGTGGTGCGACGCGCTGTACATGGCCCCGCCGGTCTACGCGCGTCTGTCAGTGGCAACGGGCGACCCGCGCTTCCGTGAACAGATGCACGAGCTTTTCTGGGACAGCACCGAGTTTCTCTACGATCCCGAGGAGCGGCTCTACTACCGCGATCTCTGGCGTTTTCCCAAAGACGGCAGCACGTCGGCGAAGGAGTTCTGGTCGCGCGGGAACGGCTGGGTCTTCGCCGGTCTGGCCCGCACGATCCCATATCTGCCCGAAGACGATCCGCGTCGCGAGGATTACCTCAAGCTGTTCGAAGACATGGCCTACCGGGTCGCCGAGCTTCAGCAGCCGGACGGCCTGTGGCGTGCGTGGATCAACCAGCCCGATGCCGACGGGTTCGAGATCAAGGAAGCTTCAGGAACGGCGTTCTTTGTCTTTGGCTTGGCCAAAGGCGTGAACGAAGGTTGGCTGCCTCGCGAGTACTTCATGCCGGCGATCATTCGCGGCTGGTCCGGACTCAACACGTGCATCACGCCTGACGGTCGGCTCACGCACGTGCAACGCGTCGGCAGTGCTCCTGCACCGGTCCGGCCGTGGGACAGTGCCGACTACGCGATCGGCGGAACGCTGCTCGCGGGTTCGGAGGTCTACAAGCTGGCCCAGTCAGGTGCGGTCCCGAGCAATCCGGAACTCACCGGCTTCCTGCCACGTGTCGTAGCCGACGATGGCGCGTTCACCTGGTACAACGATGAGCGGGCGATCCTGGCAGGACCGTTGCTGCTGGTGAACTACGTCAAGCGCGATGGCCGGACCGCGATGAGCGTCTTTGGCGATTTGCATCGCACGTTCTCCGAAAGCACCAAAGCCGAGGTCGTCCTGAGCTCGTGGGCGGAGAAAGACGACCACAACAACGGGGCCATGCTCTGGCTCGGCGGCAAGGAGCGGCGTGTGCTGGCGACCTACGCCCGGCATGGCGGACGGAGCGTCAACTTCGGGCAGCGCTACCTCGACTTCGACAAAGACGGCTTCAACGCAAGACCAAGGGTTTCCGACGAACGCAGCTTCGACGTCGTCACGACCAAGCGCGGGCTCACCTATCAAAATCTCATCCAGCTGAGCGACGAGGGCAACGGCGACGGACGAATCTACAACTTCTTCCGCGGGGACAACTTCAACCCGGCGTTTGTCTTCTCCGACGACGCGGCCCAGACGTGGAGCGAGCCAATCCAGCTCATCCGTGCCGGCAGCAACAGCAGCCAACGGCCGTACGTGAAGTACGCCGACAACGGCACTGATCGCATCGACCTGTTCTACAGCGAAGCCCACCCGCGGGCGGCGAAGGACAACAGTCTCTACCACGCTTACTACCAGGCTGGCACCTTCTACAAGTCCGATGGCACGCCCATCCGCACGATGGCCGAGCTGCGCGACAACCCGCTGACGATCGAGGACGGCACCCTGCTTTTCGATGGCAGCACAGAGTCCGGCCGAGGTTGGGTGTGGGATCTCGAACTCAACGAATCCAGCGAACCGCAGGCAGCGTTTATCTCATCGCCCAGCGGTGACATCGGCACCGACATGCGGTACTGGGTCGCGACGTGGCGGAACGGAGAATGGCGCGTCGAGGGAATCGGCTACGCGGGCAGCAACCTCTACCCGAAGGAACAGCACTACGCCGGCGGGATCACGCTCGATCCGTACGACCCGAACCGCGTCGTTGTCTCGGCCGACGTGCATCCGGGCACGGGCGAGCCTCTTCCACAGCGGGTCTACCAGCTCTTCAAGGGTCATCGCGACAGCGACGGCACCTGGACGTGGGATCAGCTCACGTTCGAACCAGTCCACGACCAACTACGACCGTTCCTTGTCCGCGGCCGACCCGACACGCTCGTCTGGTTCGCCGGCGAGTACGTCTGGTATGGCAGCTACCGCACCAAAGTGATGGCCAGCTGGGGTCTATAGCCATTTCGATCACGAACCTCTTTCCGCAATGAGCAGCGTCACCAACGCGCAGAATCCGTCGCAGCAGCAAGGTTTTGACCCGTCTCTCCACGTCGACGGTGCCACCGAGAGCGGCCGAGTCACGATCGACTTGAGCGGGCAGCACTGGAAGATGGAGGGCTTTCGTCCCGGCCAGGGCGAGGCCGAGGGCGTTCACGACGTTCCGAGCGAGTACCAGGGCATCTACTTCAGCTGGAACCAGGCCAGCGTTCCAGGCGACGTCTTCACGGACCTCCAGCGAGCCGGCGAAATCGACGATCCGCTGGTGGCGCGCAACTTCCACCGAGCCAAGTGGGTCCAGCACCGCGAGTGGTGGTACGTCCGCAAGTTCAACCTGCCCGAGGGTGCAAGCGGCAAACGCATTCGCCTCGAATTCGAAGGCGTCGACTACAGCTTCGAAGCCTGGCTCAACGGCAAGTCGCTCGGCACACACGTCGGCATGTTCTCGCCCCATGTGGCCGACATCACCGATCTCGTCCGGCACGAGACCTGGTTCGAAGGCGCGAACATCCTGATGATCCGGCTCGATCCGGCGCCGATGAACATCCAGAACACGGGCGGAAGCAAGCCGGTGTTCCAGGGCGACTACATGACCGGCGTCGTGCCGATGGGCATCTGGCGTCCGGTGAAGGTCGTCATGACCGGCGACGTCCACATCGATCACGTTCGTATCGACACGCCACTGTCGAGCGACCCCGCCGACGCGGACGCTGGAGTCGACACCGTCGCAAAGGTCGTCGTCGAACTCGACAGCACGCTCACCAACGCGGCCGACGTCGCCATGACGG
This portion of the Planctomycetota bacterium genome encodes:
- a CDS encoding glycoside hydrolase family 88 protein, coding for MRRGLLVLAVVVLTVGTISSVSRAQPMPLSRSDQQAFEAEAVRQTLRSVAEYQLKRYGPNPPTKDWLVGTFFSGMVAAHQATGDAWYREQAEQWSRRSEWDIRNPFDADDVCVGQTYLDLYFLDPQEEKIANLVEKLTPLFDQETLPPGEPHRWMKNERPFIGRHLWWWCDALYMAPPVYARLSVATGDPRFREQMHELFWDSTEFLYDPEERLYYRDLWRFPKDGSTSAKEFWSRGNGWVFAGLARTIPYLPEDDPRREDYLKLFEDMAYRVAELQQPDGLWRAWINQPDADGFEIKEASGTAFFVFGLAKGVNEGWLPREYFMPAIIRGWSGLNTCITPDGRLTHVQRVGSAPAPVRPWDSADYAIGGTLLAGSEVYKLAQSGAVPSNPELTGFLPRVVADDGAFTWYNDERAILAGPLLLVNYVKRDGRTAMSVFGDLHRTFSESTKAEVVLSSWAEKDDHNNGAMLWLGGKERRVLATYARHGGRSVNFGQRYLDFDKDGFNARPRVSDERSFDVVTTKRGLTYQNLIQLSDEGNGDGRIYNFFRGDNFNPAFVFSDDAAQTWSEPIQLIRAGSNSSQRPYVKYADNGTDRIDLFYSEAHPRAAKDNSLYHAYYQAGTFYKSDGTPIRTMAELRDNPLTIEDGTLLFDGSTESGRGWVWDLELNESSEPQAAFISSPSGDIGTDMRYWVATWRNGEWRVEGIGYAGSNLYPKEQHYAGGITLDPYDPNRVVVSADVHPGTGEPLPQRVYQLFKGHRDSDGTWTWDQLTFEPVHDQLRPFLVRGRPDTLVWFAGEYVWYGSYRTKVMASWGL